A single Sciurus carolinensis chromosome 15, mSciCar1.2, whole genome shotgun sequence DNA region contains:
- the Znf658 gene encoding zinc finger protein 658 isoform X1, giving the protein MLQDTIKEEQQKMNTSQASVSFEDVTVELSQEEWRHMGPAQRTLYREVMLENYSHLVSVGYCINKPKVIFKLEQGEEPWSLEDRFLSQKYPGYYKVKVHIKGNQDKQGTPLWQVIFIDDETLSKEGQKVLEKPFNLGIASHFSGKIPYKHDSCQMNFPVISELIISEGDCSREKADYMTVCEKLQLAVKCREAHAGERPYEYNKNVKTVSVKKDQHQRSQTLEHSFEGSEFGKILYGKTVCLTVESSLTGQQCCEGNELRNHCHEATLFNHRGTDRRERCSGLSDCGDFCSKTTTEECNKVHLAVTHGECHESGIDFCGPLPLIQAQRPVTGQSALESNKCEENLNQSPAHIVPQEKQIGDNLRECNGCTDDFYAKVDLAIHQQTPEKPCQSGPYGKCRESFCQKAYPIQHQRARSGENPCKHGECGKFFGSHPHPNQHAGTHVVSKLCECNKCGNTFCEKSNLGEHLRLHTKEKPYANNDWRESYTPPTVGQQRTDTEMKLCQGSEYVKTSTMGHLKECERVLPGGKPYKCAECGKSFSKTSHLTAHQRTHRGERPYECIACGKTFSHKTHLGAHQRTHTGEKPYECNECGKAFADNSTLRAHQRVHTGEKPYGCNKCGRSFAHISVLRAHQRIHTGEKPYGCNECGRSFTYNSAFRAHQRIHTGEKPYECNDCEKTFAHNSALRVHQRTHTGEKPYGCSGCEKTFAHNSALRAHQKTHTGERLYECNECGKTFSQKTHLSTHQRIHTGEKPYGCGECGKAFSQKSYLSGHARTHTGEKPYGCGACGKSFVYKAALLVHQRIHRGEKPHACSQCGRRFSQRTHLCAHQRTHTGEKPYGCDQCGKAFGDHSALRAHRRVHTGEKPYECPECGKAFSKTSHLRAHLRTRSGQKPYECHECGKSFSEKSYVSAHRRVHTGEKPYACGACGKAFAQNSTLRVHQRVHTGVKPYACEACGKAFSQRSHLGAHRRVHTGEKPYACPECGKAFAQNSTLRVHQRTHTGEKPHECPACGKAFVRKAALRVHHARMHARARSPPRSGSGRSLGNSHLTA; this is encoded by the exons ATGCTCCAGGACACGATTAAGGAG GAGCAGCAGAAAATGAACACTTCTCAG GCGTCAGTGTCATTCGAGGACGTGACTGTGGAACTCTCCCAGGAGGAGTGGCGGCACATGGGTCCTGCCCAGAGGACCCTGTACCGGGAGGTGATGCTGGAGAACTACAGCCACCTTGTCTCCGTGG GGTACTGCATTAACAAGCCCAAGGTGATATTCAAGTTGGAGCAAGGAGAAGAGCCATGGTCTTTAGAGGACAGATTCCTAAGCCAGAAGTACCCAG GTTATTACAAGGTGAAGGTCCACATCAAGGGAAACCAAGACAAACAAGGGACGCCTCTGTGGCAAGTAATATTCATTGATGATGAAACACTGAGTAAAGAAGGacagaaagttctagaaaaacCATTTAATCTGGGCATAGCTTcacatttttcaggaaaaataccCTATAAACATGACTCATGTCAAATGAATTTCCCAGTTATTTCTGAGTTAATTATTAGCGAAGGAGACTGTTCAAGAGAGAAGGCTGATTACATGACTGTATGTGAAAAGTTGCAGCTTGCTGTTAAATGCAGGGAAGCTCATGCTGGAGAGAGACcttatgaatataataaaaatgtgaaaactgtcAGTGTTAAGAAAGATCAGCACCAGAGATCTCAAACTTTGGAGCACTCTTTTGAAGGCAGCGAGTTTGGAAAAATTTTGTATGGTAAGACTGTCTGTCTTACAGTTGAGAGTTCTCTGACTGGACAGCAGTGCTGTGAGGGCAATGAGCTTAGGAATCACTGCCATGAAGCCACTCTGTTTAACCACAGGGGAACTGACAGAAGGGAGAGATGCTCTGGTCTTAGCGACTGTGGGGACTTCTGCAGCAAAACCACCACTGAGGAGTGCAATAAAGTTCACCTGGCTGTAACACACGGTGAATGTCATGAAAGTGGTATTGATTTCTGTGGGCCGTTACCCCTAATTCAAGCTCAGAGACCTGTTACAGGACAGAGTGCCCTTGAAAGcaataaatgtgaagaaaacCTGAACCAGAGTCCAGCCCACATAGTACCTCAGGAAAAGCAAATTGGAGATAACCTCCGTGAGTGTAATGGATGTACAGACGACTTCTACGCAAAAGTAGACCTTGCAATACATCAGCAAACTCCTGAGAAACCCTGCCAGTCTGGTCCGTATGGGAAATGCAGGGAATCTTTCTGCCAGAAAGCATACCCCATTCAGCATCAGAGGGCCCGCTCAGGTGAGAACCCTTGTAAACATGGGGAATGTGGGAAATTCTTTGGTTCACATCCACACCCTAATCAGCATGCTGGAACTCATGTGGTGTCCAAACTCTGTGAATGCAATAAGTGTGGGAACACTTTCTGTGAGAAGTCAAACCTCGGTGAACACTTGAGACTTCACACAAAGGAGAAACCTTATGCTAACAATGATTGGAGGGAATCTTACACACCACCCACAGTGGGACAGCAGAGGACAGACACAGAGATGAAGCTCTGCCAAGGCAGTGAGTATGTGAAAACCTCCACAATGGGACATCTCAAAGAGTGTGAGAGAGTTCTCCCAGGAGGGAAGCCCTATAAATGTGCTGAATGTGGGAAAAGCTTCTCCAAGACCTCACATCTGACTGCACATCAGAGAACTCACAGGGGCGAGAGACCCTACGAATGCATTGCATGTGGGAAGACTTTCTCTCACAAGACACATCTCGGTGCACATCAGAGAACTCACACTGGGGAGAAACCCTATGAGTGTAAtgagtgtgggaaggcctttgCCGATAACTCAACCCTCAGGGCACATCAGAGAGTTCACACTGGCGAGAAACCCTATGGCTGTAACAAGTGTGGGAGATCTTTTGCCCATATTTCTGTTCTCAGAgcccatcagagaattcacacaggGGAGAAGCCCTATGGGTGTAACGAGTGTGGGAGATCTTTTACCTATAATTCAGCCTTCAGAGcacaccagagaattcacaccGGGGAGAAACCCTATGAGTGTAACGACTGTGAGAAAACTTTTGCCCACAATTCGGCCCTCCGAGTACATCAGAGAACTCACACAGGGGAGAAACCCTATGGATGTAGTGGGTGTGAGAAGACTTTTGCCCACAATTCAGCCCTCAGAGCACATCAGAAAACTCATACAGGGGAGAGGCTCTATGAATGTAACGAGTGTGGGAAAACTTTTTCCCAGAAAACACACCTCAGTACGCATCAGAGGATTCACACGGGGGAGAAACCCTATGGGTGTGGCGAATGTGGGAAAGCTTTCTCCCAGAAGTCATACCTCAGTGGACATGCCAGGACCCACACAGGGGAGAAGCCCTATGGATGTGGCGCATGCGGAAAGAGCTTCGTCTACAAGGCCGCCCTCCTAGTGCACCAGAGGATCCACAGGGGGGAGAAGCCCCATGCGTGCAGCCAGTGTGGGAGGAGGTTCTCCCAGAGGACACACCTCTGTGCCCACCAGAGGACCCACACCGGGGAGAAGCCCTACGGATGTGACCAGTGCGGGAAAGCATTTGGGGATCACTCGGCCCTGAGAGCGCATCGCCGGGTCCACACGggggagaagccctatgaatgtcccgagtgtgggaaggccttctCCAAGACGTCACATCTCCGGGCACACCTGAGGACGCGCTCAGGGCAGAAGCCATACGAGTGTCACGAGTGTGGCAAGAGTTTCTCCGAGAAGTCGTACGTGAGTGCACACCGGAGGGTGCACACCGGGGAGAAGCCCTACGCGTGCGGGGCGTGTGGGAAGGCCTTCGCCCAGAATTCCACCCTCAGGGTGCACCAGAGGGTCCACACGGGCGTGAAGCCCTACGCGTGCGAGGCCTGCGGGAAAGCCTTCTCCCAGAGGTCGCACCTCGGTGCGCACCGGAGGGTCCACACCGGGGAGAAGCCCTACGCGTGTCCCGAGTGCGGGAAGGCCTTCGCCCAGAATTCTACCCTCAGGGTGCACCAGCGAACCCACACGGGGGAGAAGCCCCACGAGTGCCCAGCCTGCGGGAAAGCGTTTGTCCGCAAGGCTGCCCTGCGGGTCCATCACGCCAGGATGCATGCCAGGGCCAGGTCCCCGCCGAGGAGCGGATCTGGGAGGTCCCTGGGGAACTCACACCTCACTGCATGA
- the Znf658 gene encoding zinc finger protein 658 isoform X2: MNTSQASVSFEDVTVELSQEEWRHMGPAQRTLYREVMLENYSHLVSVGYCINKPKVIFKLEQGEEPWSLEDRFLSQKYPGYYKVKVHIKGNQDKQGTPLWQVIFIDDETLSKEGQKVLEKPFNLGIASHFSGKIPYKHDSCQMNFPVISELIISEGDCSREKADYMTVCEKLQLAVKCREAHAGERPYEYNKNVKTVSVKKDQHQRSQTLEHSFEGSEFGKILYGKTVCLTVESSLTGQQCCEGNELRNHCHEATLFNHRGTDRRERCSGLSDCGDFCSKTTTEECNKVHLAVTHGECHESGIDFCGPLPLIQAQRPVTGQSALESNKCEENLNQSPAHIVPQEKQIGDNLRECNGCTDDFYAKVDLAIHQQTPEKPCQSGPYGKCRESFCQKAYPIQHQRARSGENPCKHGECGKFFGSHPHPNQHAGTHVVSKLCECNKCGNTFCEKSNLGEHLRLHTKEKPYANNDWRESYTPPTVGQQRTDTEMKLCQGSEYVKTSTMGHLKECERVLPGGKPYKCAECGKSFSKTSHLTAHQRTHRGERPYECIACGKTFSHKTHLGAHQRTHTGEKPYECNECGKAFADNSTLRAHQRVHTGEKPYGCNKCGRSFAHISVLRAHQRIHTGEKPYGCNECGRSFTYNSAFRAHQRIHTGEKPYECNDCEKTFAHNSALRVHQRTHTGEKPYGCSGCEKTFAHNSALRAHQKTHTGERLYECNECGKTFSQKTHLSTHQRIHTGEKPYGCGECGKAFSQKSYLSGHARTHTGEKPYGCGACGKSFVYKAALLVHQRIHRGEKPHACSQCGRRFSQRTHLCAHQRTHTGEKPYGCDQCGKAFGDHSALRAHRRVHTGEKPYECPECGKAFSKTSHLRAHLRTRSGQKPYECHECGKSFSEKSYVSAHRRVHTGEKPYACGACGKAFAQNSTLRVHQRVHTGVKPYACEACGKAFSQRSHLGAHRRVHTGEKPYACPECGKAFAQNSTLRVHQRTHTGEKPHECPACGKAFVRKAALRVHHARMHARARSPPRSGSGRSLGNSHLTA, from the exons ATGAACACTTCTCAG GCGTCAGTGTCATTCGAGGACGTGACTGTGGAACTCTCCCAGGAGGAGTGGCGGCACATGGGTCCTGCCCAGAGGACCCTGTACCGGGAGGTGATGCTGGAGAACTACAGCCACCTTGTCTCCGTGG GGTACTGCATTAACAAGCCCAAGGTGATATTCAAGTTGGAGCAAGGAGAAGAGCCATGGTCTTTAGAGGACAGATTCCTAAGCCAGAAGTACCCAG GTTATTACAAGGTGAAGGTCCACATCAAGGGAAACCAAGACAAACAAGGGACGCCTCTGTGGCAAGTAATATTCATTGATGATGAAACACTGAGTAAAGAAGGacagaaagttctagaaaaacCATTTAATCTGGGCATAGCTTcacatttttcaggaaaaataccCTATAAACATGACTCATGTCAAATGAATTTCCCAGTTATTTCTGAGTTAATTATTAGCGAAGGAGACTGTTCAAGAGAGAAGGCTGATTACATGACTGTATGTGAAAAGTTGCAGCTTGCTGTTAAATGCAGGGAAGCTCATGCTGGAGAGAGACcttatgaatataataaaaatgtgaaaactgtcAGTGTTAAGAAAGATCAGCACCAGAGATCTCAAACTTTGGAGCACTCTTTTGAAGGCAGCGAGTTTGGAAAAATTTTGTATGGTAAGACTGTCTGTCTTACAGTTGAGAGTTCTCTGACTGGACAGCAGTGCTGTGAGGGCAATGAGCTTAGGAATCACTGCCATGAAGCCACTCTGTTTAACCACAGGGGAACTGACAGAAGGGAGAGATGCTCTGGTCTTAGCGACTGTGGGGACTTCTGCAGCAAAACCACCACTGAGGAGTGCAATAAAGTTCACCTGGCTGTAACACACGGTGAATGTCATGAAAGTGGTATTGATTTCTGTGGGCCGTTACCCCTAATTCAAGCTCAGAGACCTGTTACAGGACAGAGTGCCCTTGAAAGcaataaatgtgaagaaaacCTGAACCAGAGTCCAGCCCACATAGTACCTCAGGAAAAGCAAATTGGAGATAACCTCCGTGAGTGTAATGGATGTACAGACGACTTCTACGCAAAAGTAGACCTTGCAATACATCAGCAAACTCCTGAGAAACCCTGCCAGTCTGGTCCGTATGGGAAATGCAGGGAATCTTTCTGCCAGAAAGCATACCCCATTCAGCATCAGAGGGCCCGCTCAGGTGAGAACCCTTGTAAACATGGGGAATGTGGGAAATTCTTTGGTTCACATCCACACCCTAATCAGCATGCTGGAACTCATGTGGTGTCCAAACTCTGTGAATGCAATAAGTGTGGGAACACTTTCTGTGAGAAGTCAAACCTCGGTGAACACTTGAGACTTCACACAAAGGAGAAACCTTATGCTAACAATGATTGGAGGGAATCTTACACACCACCCACAGTGGGACAGCAGAGGACAGACACAGAGATGAAGCTCTGCCAAGGCAGTGAGTATGTGAAAACCTCCACAATGGGACATCTCAAAGAGTGTGAGAGAGTTCTCCCAGGAGGGAAGCCCTATAAATGTGCTGAATGTGGGAAAAGCTTCTCCAAGACCTCACATCTGACTGCACATCAGAGAACTCACAGGGGCGAGAGACCCTACGAATGCATTGCATGTGGGAAGACTTTCTCTCACAAGACACATCTCGGTGCACATCAGAGAACTCACACTGGGGAGAAACCCTATGAGTGTAAtgagtgtgggaaggcctttgCCGATAACTCAACCCTCAGGGCACATCAGAGAGTTCACACTGGCGAGAAACCCTATGGCTGTAACAAGTGTGGGAGATCTTTTGCCCATATTTCTGTTCTCAGAgcccatcagagaattcacacaggGGAGAAGCCCTATGGGTGTAACGAGTGTGGGAGATCTTTTACCTATAATTCAGCCTTCAGAGcacaccagagaattcacaccGGGGAGAAACCCTATGAGTGTAACGACTGTGAGAAAACTTTTGCCCACAATTCGGCCCTCCGAGTACATCAGAGAACTCACACAGGGGAGAAACCCTATGGATGTAGTGGGTGTGAGAAGACTTTTGCCCACAATTCAGCCCTCAGAGCACATCAGAAAACTCATACAGGGGAGAGGCTCTATGAATGTAACGAGTGTGGGAAAACTTTTTCCCAGAAAACACACCTCAGTACGCATCAGAGGATTCACACGGGGGAGAAACCCTATGGGTGTGGCGAATGTGGGAAAGCTTTCTCCCAGAAGTCATACCTCAGTGGACATGCCAGGACCCACACAGGGGAGAAGCCCTATGGATGTGGCGCATGCGGAAAGAGCTTCGTCTACAAGGCCGCCCTCCTAGTGCACCAGAGGATCCACAGGGGGGAGAAGCCCCATGCGTGCAGCCAGTGTGGGAGGAGGTTCTCCCAGAGGACACACCTCTGTGCCCACCAGAGGACCCACACCGGGGAGAAGCCCTACGGATGTGACCAGTGCGGGAAAGCATTTGGGGATCACTCGGCCCTGAGAGCGCATCGCCGGGTCCACACGggggagaagccctatgaatgtcccgagtgtgggaaggccttctCCAAGACGTCACATCTCCGGGCACACCTGAGGACGCGCTCAGGGCAGAAGCCATACGAGTGTCACGAGTGTGGCAAGAGTTTCTCCGAGAAGTCGTACGTGAGTGCACACCGGAGGGTGCACACCGGGGAGAAGCCCTACGCGTGCGGGGCGTGTGGGAAGGCCTTCGCCCAGAATTCCACCCTCAGGGTGCACCAGAGGGTCCACACGGGCGTGAAGCCCTACGCGTGCGAGGCCTGCGGGAAAGCCTTCTCCCAGAGGTCGCACCTCGGTGCGCACCGGAGGGTCCACACCGGGGAGAAGCCCTACGCGTGTCCCGAGTGCGGGAAGGCCTTCGCCCAGAATTCTACCCTCAGGGTGCACCAGCGAACCCACACGGGGGAGAAGCCCCACGAGTGCCCAGCCTGCGGGAAAGCGTTTGTCCGCAAGGCTGCCCTGCGGGTCCATCACGCCAGGATGCATGCCAGGGCCAGGTCCCCGCCGAGGAGCGGATCTGGGAGGTCCCTGGGGAACTCACACCTCACTGCATGA